The Leptospira bandrabouensis genomic sequence TGGTTTCAGAATCACTCGTTGCTAAAAAAATAATATCTCGATGATTTAAATCTTCTTCTCTAACTTCTCGTTTTTCAGTGGATATATTGGGATATTGGTTTAAAAAAGTTTTAACCTCATCACTAAAGTCTATGGAGATTACATGGAGTTTTGCGCCTGTAAACTCTAATCCATACAGTTTTTCCAAACATGCATTCCCACCACCAACGATGAGAATATTTTTGTTTTCTAAGTTTAAGAAAATAGGATATTTTTTAAAATCCATTAGGTAAGAAGAGCCATAAGAGTCTGTTTTTCAATTTTTTCAGCTCTCTTGAGCAGGGGACGTACGGCTTCTCCCACATAAAGAATTCCTGGACCAGACGTATGTTTTTGTATTCCATCTAACAATGTATCGGCGAGAGTAGAGGATGTGTATGTGGTTTTTTTCCCACCTACATTTTCTGCAAGGACAATCGGGGTTGTATCCTTGATTCCTTTTTGAATCAATCTTTCTGCGAGTTCCTTGGTTTTTTTACTGCCCATAAGAATGACAATGGTTCCAAAAAAGTTTTCCATTCCGATCCAACTGCGTTCGTCTTCTAAAATGGTATGTCCATCTAAGATGATGATTTGCCTAGAAATGCCCCGAACTGTCAGTGAGATACCTAAGTCTGCTGCACCTGTGGTCACAGAACTCACACCGGGAACCACTTCGAAAGGAATTCCATAAGTTTCCAAACTTTGGATTTCCTCGGCAAGCCTACCAAAAACAGAAGCATCTCCCCCTTTCAAACGAACCACTCGTTTTCCTTCATTTGCATATTTGACAAGGAGTGAATTTATCTCATCCTGGGTGCGGGCATGTTCTTTGGCCCGTTTTCCCACATAGAGGATTTCTGCGTTTTGTGGGAAAAGATCCAAAAAACTGGGATCTAGCAGGGCATCGTAAAGAATGACCTCAGCGGATTTGATGCGGTCTCTGCCACGAAGGGTCAAAAGGTCGGTGGGGCCTGGGCCACCGCTGACGAAACTAACAAATCCAGGTTCTGTCTTATTGGAGGACATATCTGTTATACCTTGCCATATTGCTAGAAATAGTCAAGTGAATGGCTAATTATTTCTACAAAATCTCCATTTTTTTGGTTTACTTGGGGCGTATCTCTGGGGAAAGATTCAATTTATAAGACTTTTTGGATGTTTTACTGGAATCCAAATCGAAAATAGGTTTTTATGTTATCCGATGAGAAGCGCAATCGATTTTTACAATTACTGAAGGAGTCCACCAAAGACGAATGGGTTTGGATGTCAGGGTATTTAGCTGCATTGACCCAACCAAGTCTTGCGGGGAGCAGCGTGGATGTTTCCATCACAGCTCCTGTGAGTATAGATTCAGGAACGGATCCTTTACACGGAAATCTAAAAACCCAACCTATCCAATGCAGCGTGGTTTACGGAACAGAAACTGGAAATTCCAAAAAACTCGGAACAGAACTTGTTAAAAAATTAAAGGAACTTGGTGTTTCGGCTAAACTTAAAAGTACAGATACTTATAAAGCCAAAGACCTAAAAGAAGAAGAGTATTTGTTTGTGGTAGTATCCACTCATGGAGACGGGGAACCACCACAAGCGGCAAAACCTTTTATTCAAATTTTGAAAGATACAAAAGATTCTTTATCAAAGGTAAAGTTCGCAGTGCTTGGGTTAGGTGATACTAGTTATCCGCTTTTTTGTCAAACTGGAGAAGACGTGGATTCTTTGTTGGCAAACCTTGGGGCAGAACGCATCCAACCATTAGGTAAATGTGATGTAGATTTTGAAATCGTCGCCAAACCTTGGATGAGTGAACTTATCTCTAAACTCAATGCTCATTCAAAAACAGCCACCACCCAAAGTGCAAATCCTGGACAAAACCAGGCGGCTAAACCAGCATCAAGTGGAAAGGTTGTTTATGAAGGTTCTGTTGTCACAAATATTGTTTTAAACGATATTGGAGCTAGCAAATCCACAAGACATATTGAAATCAAAACACCAGTTCCTATTGACTATTTACCAGGAGACAGTGCAGGATTTTTAGCTTACAATCGTGACGAAGAAATTAATCGAATATTATCCCTATTAAAAGCTGATCGTGAAACCCGCGTTACTTACAAAGGGGAAACGTGGATGGCTTACGATTTGTTTCGTAAAAAAGTATCCATTCGTTTTTTACCTGATAGAGTGATTCAAAAGTATGCATCACTAGTTGGAAAAGAAATTCCATCAGGCAAAACTGATTTGGATGTTTTACTCACTCTAAACCCGTCAGAAACAAAATTGGACATCCAAACCATTGTAGATATTTTAGAACCTATCGTTCCTAGATATTATTCCATAGCTTCTAGTCCATCGGCTCATGGGGAAGATGAAGTCCACCTAACTGTTGCAGAAGTAGAGATCGAAACATTTACTGGAATCAAAACGGGTTTTTGTTCCGGGTTTTTAGCAGATTTAAAAGAAGGAGATACCGTTCCTTTTTTCATCCAAAGAAATCATTCCTTTCGTCTCCCAAGTCCTGACACCGATATCATTATGATTGGACCGGGAACTGGAATTGCACCGTTTCGAAGTTTTTTATTCGAAAGGGAACAAAATTCGGGGAACGGAAAAAATTGGTTATTTTTTGGAGAAAGAAACTTTGTCTCCGACTTTTATTACCAAACAGAACTTTTGGAACTTATGGACACAGGCGTCTTACATAAGTTAAATACTGCTTTTTCCAGAGACACAAAACAAAAGGTTTATGTGCAGGACCGAATGGGTGAAAATGCAGCGGAGCTTTTGAAATGGATCGAAAATGGGGCAGTCATTTATCTTTGTGGGTCAAAAGATCCAATGAGTAAGGATGTCGATCGCAAACTCATTGAAATTTTATCGGAAAGAACATTTGATACCGGTAAAGATGCTTCTGATTATCTAAAAGAATTAGAAGAAGCCGGTCGTTATATTAAAGACGTTTACTGAGGAAATCATGGCAGAACAAAAAAAAGAAACACTCGCAGAAAAGGTTAAACGCCTTAGCCGTGGACTTAGAGGGACACTGGCTGAAAGCCTAAAGGATGAACACACTGGTTCTTTACGTTCCGATGACCAACTCTTACTTAAGTTTCATGGGATGTACCAACAAGATGACAGGGATCGGAGAGAAGAACGCGCAGCTAAAAAACTAGAACGTTTGTATTCCTTTATGATTCGTTTGCGAATTCCTGGTGGGATGATTGGCCCTGTTCATTGGGAAGCCTTACACAATGTCGCTGGAGAAAACTCTACTGGCACCATCAAAATCACCACTCGCCAAACAGTACAACTTCATGGGATTTTAAAATCAAAAATCAAACCAACCATCAAAGCCTTTGATTCTGTGTTTTTGGATTCGATTGCTGCATGTGGGGATGTGAATCGTAACGTAACTTGTACATCAAATCCTGCCACAAGCCCCTTACATAAGGAAGTGTTTGGCTACGCCGGTGAAATCAGTAGGTCACTATTACCAAAAACAAGGGCTTATTACGAAATTTGGCTCGATGAAAATCTTTTGGCAGAAAAAGAAGAACCAGAAGATCCTTTATATAAGGATGTTTATCTTCCCCGTAAGTTTAAAATTGCAATTGCAATCCCTCCTTACAACGATGTGGACCTTTTCACAAATGATATAGGTCTAATTGCTATCATTGAAAATGGACAACTCATCGGTTTTAACGTAGCAGTCGGTGGTGGACTTGGAACCACTCATGGAAATCCAGACACATACCCGCGAGTAGGAACTGTATTTGGTTTTATTCCTAAAAAAGATATCTTAAAAGTTGTTTATGAAATCGTAACTGTCCAAAGAGATTTTGGAAATCGCGAGGACAGAAAACTTTCTCGATTGAAATACACCTTGGACCGCTTAGGTGTTGAGTTTTACAAACGTGAAGTGGAAAAACGAGTAGGGATTAGTTTTGAACCAGCAAAGGATTACCAGTTCACTCAAA encodes the following:
- the cobA gene encoding uroporphyrinogen-III C-methyltransferase, coding for MSSNKTEPGFVSFVSGGPGPTDLLTLRGRDRIKSAEVILYDALLDPSFLDLFPQNAEILYVGKRAKEHARTQDEINSLLVKYANEGKRVVRLKGGDASVFGRLAEEIQSLETYGIPFEVVPGVSSVTTGAADLGISLTVRGISRQIIILDGHTILEDERSWIGMENFFGTIVILMGSKKTKELAERLIQKGIKDTTPIVLAENVGGKKTTYTSSTLADTLLDGIQKHTSGPGILYVGEAVRPLLKRAEKIEKQTLMALLT
- a CDS encoding diflavin oxidoreductase is translated as MLSDEKRNRFLQLLKESTKDEWVWMSGYLAALTQPSLAGSSVDVSITAPVSIDSGTDPLHGNLKTQPIQCSVVYGTETGNSKKLGTELVKKLKELGVSAKLKSTDTYKAKDLKEEEYLFVVVSTHGDGEPPQAAKPFIQILKDTKDSLSKVKFAVLGLGDTSYPLFCQTGEDVDSLLANLGAERIQPLGKCDVDFEIVAKPWMSELISKLNAHSKTATTQSANPGQNQAAKPASSGKVVYEGSVVTNIVLNDIGASKSTRHIEIKTPVPIDYLPGDSAGFLAYNRDEEINRILSLLKADRETRVTYKGETWMAYDLFRKKVSIRFLPDRVIQKYASLVGKEIPSGKTDLDVLLTLNPSETKLDIQTIVDILEPIVPRYYSIASSPSAHGEDEVHLTVAEVEIETFTGIKTGFCSGFLADLKEGDTVPFFIQRNHSFRLPSPDTDIIMIGPGTGIAPFRSFLFEREQNSGNGKNWLFFGERNFVSDFYYQTELLELMDTGVLHKLNTAFSRDTKQKVYVQDRMGENAAELLKWIENGAVIYLCGSKDPMSKDVDRKLIEILSERTFDTGKDASDYLKELEEAGRYIKDVY
- a CDS encoding NADPH-dependent assimilatory sulfite reductase hemoprotein subunit, which codes for MAEQKKETLAEKVKRLSRGLRGTLAESLKDEHTGSLRSDDQLLLKFHGMYQQDDRDRREERAAKKLERLYSFMIRLRIPGGMIGPVHWEALHNVAGENSTGTIKITTRQTVQLHGILKSKIKPTIKAFDSVFLDSIAACGDVNRNVTCTSNPATSPLHKEVFGYAGEISRSLLPKTRAYYEIWLDENLLAEKEEPEDPLYKDVYLPRKFKIAIAIPPYNDVDLFTNDIGLIAIIENGQLIGFNVAVGGGLGTTHGNPDTYPRVGTVFGFIPKKDILKVVYEIVTVQRDFGNREDRKLSRLKYTLDRLGVEFYKREVEKRVGISFEPAKDYQFTQRSDDFGWKQDAAGNWHYTVFVENGRVCDEHGYNLKTALLEVSKTRRATFRFTCNQNLILSDIFPKDKDLIESILVKFGVHRKTAEVSPIRKNSIACVALNTCSLALAEGQRYLPSLIDKIEPILEKHGLAEEPVSIRMTGCPNGCARPYISEIGLVGTSYGKYNLHLGADAEGYRLNRKYKEDLDETAILSELDGLFGRFSKERNTKESFGDYINRIGILN